In Armatimonadota bacterium, the genomic stretch TGCCGCCCATGGCTGTCAATGTCCGCTCTAACGCGCTTGGTGCCGTGACCGACAGGGCAATTTTTGCGCCTGGAGAACATTTCTGAACGAGCCAACTCATGGCGGCGAGCAGAACTGTACCGTTGATGATTCGGCCACGTTCATCCACCAGCGCCAGCCTTTCGCCTTCGTTGATGAACAGCACGCCCATCTCGTATCCGAGGGTGCTCACGATCTGAGTGAGCTGACTGAGGTGCCGCGTGATGTCCTCCTCGTTTCGAGGAGCGAGCCTTGCGTCGTTGAAGCTGTTGGTATTGATCGCGTCGATGCCACTGCGCGACATCATCTGAGGAAAGATCGAGCTCATCGAGCTGTAGCCAAAGTCGCAGACCATTTTCGTGCGCTTGGCCTTTGGCAATTCTCCAAGAAATCGGAAGTAATCCGCTTGATATTCCTCGATCGCTCGGCTGGCGAACTCGATGTACCCAAGATCGTCCGGATCGACTCGGTGGAAGTCCTCGCGGAAGAAAGCGGATTCGACTTTGCGCTCCTGATTCCGCCCCATGTACATCCCTTTCTCATCGAAAAATTCGATGAGAGTCACCCGACTATTTCCGGGGAGCTTTCGTACGTTCACCGCGCCCGCTGCTCCGCTAGCCCGTACAAAGTGCCGCATGATTGGGACCGCCGTACTGCGCATGTCGACGACTTCGCAGCCGACGCTGAGCAGCGACGACATGATTGCGCGCTTGATCATTCGACTCGAGCGGCTGCTATCTCGTCCAGTGACCACAGTGGAGCCTTTGCGCAATGTTGTCCCGTAGGCTGAGCCTAATCGAGTCGCGAAGTCCGGAGTGATTTCGATATTCGAAAGTCCTGCAACGCCAAGTTCTCGGAAAAGGGCTCCTCGCCACTTGTTGCCCCAAACCAGAGACATCGTGACCGTCGAGCCGCGCTCGATTACCTTATCTGGCCAGAGTTTGATTCTCGGCCGGATCGTACACCCAACGTCAATCAAGCAACGATCGCCAACAACCGCGTCTTCCCGCACAACGGTATCCCGCTTGATCGTCACCCGCGAACCGAGAATTGCGGAGTGGATTCCGACCCCAGGGCCAATGTAGGCGTTATCCCAAATGACGCTCCGTTCGATGACGGAACCTTCTTCGACCAGCGCATGATCACCGATGACCGTATAAGGTCCGATTCGGGCGCCACGCTTGATTTTGCAATTCCTTCCGATACAGACCGGCGGGATGATCTGGGCGTCGTCCTCGATCGTTGTGCCCTGCCCCAGCCAGATTCCAGGTTGCTCCTGTTCGCCAGGTACATCGAGCGAAGTCCGGCCGCTCAGTAGATGCTCTTGAGCTTCGCGGTACTGCCCCAACGTGCCGACATCGCACCAATACTCTTCCATGATGTAGCCATAAATCGGCTTGCCGTCACGCAGCAGCTGGGGGAAGATGTCTTGCGACCAGTCGTATTGCTTTCCCTGCTCCATAAGATCAAAGATCTCTGGCTCAAGGATGTACATTCCCGTGTTGACCGTATCGCTGAAGACCTCAGACCAGCTCGGCTTTTCGAGAAACCGAATGACTCTGCCGTCTGGGTCTGTGATGACCACGCCGAACTCGAGCGGAGATGGCACTCTATATAGAATAAGTGTTGCCAGCGAACCTTTGGCTTTATGAAATTCGATCGCCTTTGTCAGGTCGCAATCGGTCATAGCATCGCCGCTGACGATGATAAAGGTTCCGTCGTTGAGCTGATCTTCGGCCTTTTTGACGCTACCCGCGGTTCCAAGTGGGGTGTCTTCGATGCTGTATGACATCTCACAACCGAAATCGGAGCCATCATCAAAATAGCTCGTGATTTCGTCGGCGAGGTAGTGCAAGGTTGAGACGACTTCTGTAATTCCGTGTCGCTTGAGGAGCTCAAGAATGTGCTCCATGATCGGGCGGTTGCCCACGGGGACGAGGGGCTTCGGTCGATTTGCCGTAATGGGTCGGAGTCTCGACCCTTCACCACCTGCCATCACCACTGCTTTCATTTTTTAGCCCTTGCCTCGAAACTTCTACACTACTAACATTATGTTCTCAGGAACGAGATTGCGCTTGAACACTGCCCGCAATCTTACTAGGTTGTGCAAGTATTCTGTCCGGTCGTGCCCAAATGGCATGAAAAAAGATTAGGAATTTGCAGGAACCCATGCTATACTCGTAACGGTCCAAGGTGTAGGTTGTGGTGTATGCCCAGCTTACATGAGAGTATTTGGACCGGGCATCCAAAGTCCTAGATGAATAGTTAGAGGTTAGACTTATGAAGAAATTTGCTTTATTGATTGGCGCCTTGGTAGCAGCTGCATCTTCGCAGGCAGTTACTTGGACCATTTTGCAATTCCCAACTGGATCGTATGGTGCAGGTTCCACCGTCACTTCCAGCACTTTGAGTGGTGTGGTCAACATGACTTCGACCAACACTCCTTACGTTGGCAGCAACGCGATCACGATCATGATGCCAAATGCCAACCTTCTCGGTGCTGGCGGTCCTCACTCGATCGTTTTCGAATACGTTGCAAACAACTTCGGCGGAAATGCTGTTGCTGTTGACTGGTCGATCTCCGGCTCGGTCTTCGGTACTGGCATTGTTCAGTTCGTTGAGCAGGTATACGAACAAACCAACACCGGTGAGTTCTTGGTCGGTTCGCTTACTAAGCAGTGGACCACGAGTAACACTCCTGGAAACACCTTCGCAGAAGCTGGCTTGATCAACCTTTCCCGACCTGTCGGACAAATCCGAGTCAAGAAGGAAATCATTCTTGCTGCTGGTACAGGCGGAACCTCGTTTGATGCCGCTGCTGTGAGCATCATGAACCAGAGCGTTCACGTTGTTCCAGAGCCAGGCACCATGACCGCTCTCGGCCTTGGCGTTGCCGCACTGCTGCGACGTCGCCGAAAGAGCTAACTTTAGCTCCAGAACAACTACTCATCTGGACAAACAGGGATGGCAAGTGCAAACTTGCCATCCCTTCTTACTTTTCCACCCGGCTTAAATACCAGGTTGTCTCCGAAATCCTGGTTATTTACAGGTTTTCTTCAACAACTCCTTTGAATTTGGACCGACCTATGCTAGAATGATCGTGTTGACATCCGACCTGGTTGCACTTGAAGGGCAATCACCGATGATGTCGGTTTGAAGAGGTTTACTATGAAGAAAGTATTTTCCGTTCTCGTGATTGCTGTTGCTGCTGTTGCTTCGCAAGCTGTGACGTTCACGAACTTTGTTTACTCTGGCGGTCAATTGGGATCAGGCATCACCTCGACGGTCTTTGGCACAGGCGTTACATTCACTACTCCAAATGCTAAAGTCGGCGACACCGTGATCGTTTCTGGCAACCCATACCGAAGCGGCAACTTCAGCATTCAATACGATGCCGAATCAACCGCGTCGATGACGGCTGACAATGTGAGCATCAACCTTGGTGGTGGACTCTCCGGTAGCGGCACGATCGCTTTCAAGGAGCAGATCTTTAAGCTCGACAGTTTGGGCAATGAAGTCGCTTTCTTGGGTGAAGTCGAGCACGTATTCACTGGCGGCGGCCCAATCAACTGGAGCAACGTCATCAGCTGGTCAGACACTTCGGTTACTCGAATCCGAGCAAAGAAGACGTTCGAAATGTTCGCACCTGATACCGCAGCTCTCGACTTCGCAGTGGTTGGATTTGTGAATCAATCGTTGCAAGTGGTTCCAGAGCCAGGTCCGTTCATCGCTATGGGTCTTGGATTGGTCGGATTGGTCGCTCGACGACGACGCTCGAAGTAATCCCTAATTCCTAGACCTCTTCAACTCAAACCAATAGGGTCGTGCCAATGCACGACCCTATTTTTACTAGTATTGGTTAAATTTGCGTTTTTGTCGCATTTTGCCCTACCAGAATCAGAAATCCTGTTCTATAATTAAAGGACTAGGTTCTGCAGAACCTGGAAAGGACTGGTTATTATGAAATTGAATAGAATTGGAGTTGTAAGTGCTCTGGCTGTCGCAGCGTCGATGGCAAATGCACAGTATTTCGTCAACAACCTTACTGTTAGCGCTTCGGCTAACGTGAGCAGCGGATTGGTTTCCAACGCTACAGGTAACTCGGTTACCGTCGGTACCCCAGGTGCCGTCGTTGGCGACAGCGTCCCAGGACCACGAGTTGGTCAAATCTTCATCACTTACGATGCACAGCCTTTGGGTGGACCAAGCTCGACAGCATTGTTCGGCGGCATTAGCCTCAACATCCGAGGATTCGCTTTCGGCAACGCTTCGGTCACCGTAACTGAAGAAGTTTTTGAACTCAACCAAGCTAACAACGAAATTGGCGGACCATTGACCTCGTTCACCCGAACGTACACCAATGGCGACTTCCTCGATTTCGCTACGATCACTGTCAACCGAGTTGCTTACGGCCTTCGAATCAAGAAGACCGTGTTCCTCGAAGCATTGCCAGATGCCCCAACCGGACTCGACCTCGCTGGTGTTTCGTACATCAACCAGGCCGTCGTTCCAGAGCCAGCTACTATGACAGCACTGGCCCTCGGTGTAGGCGCACTCTTGCGACGACGACGATCAGCTAAGTAATAACCAGTAAGTACAAAATTGCCCAGGTGGTAATCCACCTGGGCAATTTTGTTTCCGAGGCTTGGAATCAGCAGAATTGAAACTCGGGGCTGCTGAAGACGAGTCGGCTGGCGAGAACAACCACCGACTGCTTTGTCTTTGTGAGATCGCGGCCAGCTTGCTTTGTTGCCGCCGCTACAATAGGGTCCATTTTGGAGATTGGCAGCTGAATGTCCAGAATCCGAACGAGTTTGTCGACAATTTGTCGTGCATCCTCACTTTCTCCAAAACTGGCTTCAACCAATGCCTTCCCTTGACCACCAAAGAGCCGATCAGCCCATTTGATCCGCTCGACCATAGTTGCGCTGCTAATCCAGGCGGCGCCCCAATCCCATCCGGCCACATCGGGCGGAAAGAGCACTTCCATCCCCATAGACTTTGTCGCCCGAAGACAATTCAAGATTCCGGCGATTTTGCGGCCGATGTTGTCGCCATCTGTGTCGGCCTCATCAATTCTGGAGCGCAAGATTGCACCCGCCCCAGTTTGCCGAAGCGTGGGGATACAGAAGTCGATCGGGCTCTTGTACAGCTTTCGCATTGCCTTGTCAGAATAGAATTCCGGTGATTCCATGATTGCTCGTAGGAGCACTTTCATTTCGAATCCGTTGGACCTCCAAAGCGTTGCCAACCGCTTGATCAGTGCCTCATCGGGCTTTTCGTAGGCAAAGAACTCCCAAATCTTCTTGGTGATGGCGAGCGCAGTCTGCGGATGCCCGACCAGAATCCCACAAATTTCTTCGCCATTCCAAGGCCCCTTGTTATTCAGCACTACCTTGATCCCGTCATCGTGTTGAGCAGGGTTGAAGAGAAACTTGTTTTGCCGATTTGGGACGCGTTCGACCTGCCGGTTGCCGTTGCCGTATCCCCAGCCAGTAAACGCCCGTGCAGCCTCCTGGACATCCTTTTCGGTGTAGTGGCCAATCCCGAGGGTGAACAACTCCATCACTTCGCGTGCGAAGTTCTCATTCGGCTTCCCTTTCTTGTTCAGCTGATTATCTAGCCAATAGAGCATAGCCGGGTCTTTACTAACGTTCAAGAGCAGAGATTCAAATCGGCCCAATCCCTCGGATAGAAAGATCTCAAGCTGATTTTGCATGGCGGTCGGAGAGTCGACCTTCTGCGCGCTGGTGGCAAAATGATCGTGCCAAAACAGCGCCATTTTCTCTTTCAGCGGGTTCTTTGTGAGCACCATTCGGCAGAGCCAGTACAGTTGCACGCTCTGGAGTTTGATTGCGCCGTTCTTTGAAGCGAACTTTGAGACATCCAAATTGATGCCGTCATCGCGCTGATCATCTAAGAGGAGGTCTATGGCACCTTTGACGCCGTTCTGACCGTAAAACTCCACCTCTTGGACACTGGCACCTAGGCCGAAGCGGCGGAGTAAGTGCGCAACCCGATCAGATTCTTTTAAGGGGCCCATTGGTGTAAAGACGCTCTAGCATGCCAGGGGTTCGCCGGACACTGGTGCTAAATAGCAAAAAACGGCGGGTACAACTTGTGTCCCGCCGCTATGATTGATTATATCAGCCGTTGATTACTTGGCATCAGGAGCATTAGTGCTCTTGTAAACAGCTTCGCTCACGAACTTAAAGAGTTCGCGGCCATCGTGCTTTCCAACGAGGGCGTAGCGGGTTTGCTCACCAGACTTGGTCTTTCGGACCATTTTCTTCTTCATGATGTTGCCTTCGGCGACTTCAACGTGCTGTCGAGTTTTCAGATCGTAGAACTTCATTTTTCCCTCCGTAATCAGGAATTGCATAGGTTAGACAATTTCTCGTAAATCCTATTCAAATGCCTTCGGATATCTAGATTCAAATGAACCTGATGTATCCCTAGACGATTATGCTTCAAAACTTGATTCAAATGAACCTGTTTTTGAGCAAGAAATTTTCGAATAAAATGAAAACGTCCTGATATCGTAACCGAACCGCAGAAATGAAGCCGCTTGAACCTAATTTTGAATCTGTCGCAACCGAGAAGCTGCGTGAAGCGGGATTTCGCATTACCAAGCCTCGTCTATTGGTGGTTCGAGCTCTCAGCGAGTCAAATCGCGCCCTCGGCGCCTATGCCATCCATGAGTTGCTGGTCCAGCAAGGCGATCGCACCGACGTCGTGAGCGTTTACCGCACGCTGTCGGTTTTGGTTGAACTGGGCCTAGCGCACCATCTAGGGATTGTTGACGGATTTCGAGCGTGTTGCTTTAACGGCGATCATGGCACCGTCAGTCAGCATTTCATCTGTAACAAGTGCGGCAACGTGAATGAGATTCATCCCAGTGCGGGCGTCCGTTCACTCACCGATGATGCAGCCGCAGAGATCGGGTTTGAGAGCCAAGAAACCCGGATTGAGGTTCTTGGACATTGCGCCCAGTGCAAGTAAGAAGTAAGCCCGCCGAGGATGGTCGCCTGGCGGGCTTGATCTCGATCACTTTTTCTGGGATTAGAACTCAAAGTCCGTCGTAAACGAAAGCTGTGAGTTCTCACTGAACCTTCGATACGTGATTTGGGACCGATCTCCAGTTTTGAAGTTGTTGACGGCGTCGATAAGATCTTGGCTGGACTTAACCGCTCGATCACCGAGGCGTGTAATCACATCACCCGATTTCAAGCCAAGCTTAGCCGCTGGCGATCCTGGTTGGACGTCCATCACGATCACTCCCGAGACTCCTTCTGGAATCGAATATGCCTTGCGATTTCCGTCATTGATCTCGTTGAAGCTCACGCCTAGTCGGGCCTTTTCGCCCTTGACGGACGGAGTTTCATCAGCTCGTTGGTCCTGTTGACGATTGTTATCGCTTGGCGCCTCGTCGTTAAAGAACTCTCGCCATTGGTCAGGCACTTGGAACCGGAATCCGTTTCGATCTTCTTGACCGTCTGGAATCTGATTTCGTCGCGATTGATCCGGAGCAGGAATACCCATTGTCTTGCTATCCGGCTTGATGTCCACCGTTTTGGCGGCACCGTTGCGGACATAGGTGAGTTCCGTCGTTTCGCCCGGCTTGTAGGTCAATAGAGCATTCAGCAGGTCTTGGTCATTATCCACTGCTTCGCTGCCCAGCCTAGTGATGATATCGCCTTTCTTGAGGCCTGCCTTGGCCGCTGAGCCGCCCGGGAGTACTTCCATGACTCGAACACCACCTGTCAACTTGAGCTCTTCCAGCTCATAAGGCTTCAAGCTCTCCATCTGGACATTGAGATAGCTTCGGGTGATCTTCTTCTCACCGATCAAAATGTTGGAGATCAGTCGTGCCTGATTGCTCGGAATCGCAAAGCCGATTCCCGCATTCGAGCCGCCGCCCATCACGCTCATCCCTGAATAAATCGAAGTGTTAATACCGACCAATTCCCCACGGATGTTCAACAACGGCCCGCCCGAGTTGCCCGGATTGATCGGAGCATCGGTTTGAATCATGTTGTTGTAGGTGCGAATCTCGGTCGCGTCGCCGGCTTGATTCATTCGCCCGACGGCACTAATGTGACCGATTGTCACCGTGTTTTCGAGTCCAAATGGCGCGCCGACAGCGATGGCGTATTGACCAGGTCGCACATGATCGCTATCTGCGAACCGTGCAGCCTGCAAGTTGTTGGCGTCGATCTTGACGACCGCGAGGTCATTGCGATCATCGTTCGACTCGATGACGGTGCCCTTATATTCCTTGCCGTTCCACAAGATAATCGTGACCGTCTTTTGACCGCGCACGACGTGGTCGTTAGTCAGAATCCAACCGTCGTTGCGAATGATCACACCCGATCCCTGGGACATTGGAACGGTGCCATTCGCAGATTCGGTTTCTGTTCGAACGTGAACCACCGATGGAGCAATTTCATCCACGAGGTTGGCGAACGTTTCGTCAGCTGCTTCTAAAGAAAATCCTGTGCCAGTTCCCGTCGAGTTCGATTCAAAACTAGCCGGCTTTGTAATCATCGGTTTGGGCTTTGAAGCAAACATTGGGGCAGCATTCGCCCGGCCCGATTGGAACGCGACGGCGCTCACCACAAGCAAGCCGCAAATCCAAGTTGCGGGATGGCGTACGATTGTGTTGACTTTGTTCATTTCGATCATCTTCTCTCAGTCGAATTTTCTCTTGGTATGCGAAATAACTAATTCAAATGGTTGGATGGTTCCCTGAGGGTCGTTAGTCCCGATTCTATCGACGGATAGCTTCAAAAATACGGGTCCCGATCACTTCTGGAG encodes the following:
- a CDS encoding NTP transferase domain-containing protein, with amino-acid sequence MKAVVMAGGEGSRLRPITANRPKPLVPVGNRPIMEHILELLKRHGITEVVSTLHYLADEITSYFDDGSDFGCEMSYSIEDTPLGTAGSVKKAEDQLNDGTFIIVSGDAMTDCDLTKAIEFHKAKGSLATLILYRVPSPLEFGVVITDPDGRVIRFLEKPSWSEVFSDTVNTGMYILEPEIFDLMEQGKQYDWSQDIFPQLLRDGKPIYGYIMEEYWCDVGTLGQYREAQEHLLSGRTSLDVPGEQEQPGIWLGQGTTIEDDAQIIPPVCIGRNCKIKRGARIGPYTVIGDHALVEEGSVIERSVIWDNAYIGPGVGIHSAILGSRVTIKRDTVVREDAVVGDRCLIDVGCTIRPRIKLWPDKVIERGSTVTMSLVWGNKWRGALFRELGVAGLSNIEITPDFATRLGSAYGTTLRKGSTVVTGRDSSRSSRMIKRAIMSSLLSVGCEVVDMRSTAVPIMRHFVRASGAAGAVNVRKLPGNSRVTLIEFFDEKGMYMGRNQERKVESAFFREDFHRVDPDDLGYIEFASRAIEEYQADYFRFLGELPKAKRTKMVCDFGYSSMSSIFPQMMSRSGIDAINTNSFNDARLAPRNEEDITRHLSQLTQIVSTLGYEMGVLFINEGERLALVDERGRIINGTVLLAAMSWLVQKCSPGAKIALSVTAPSALERTLTAMGGNIVRSKADTRSLLATADAEEVLLAGDQNGGFVFPKFHSGFDAMFGLSMLVKMLQLQEMTLSQVLESLPEFHIASETVRCPWEIKGTVMRKLAERYQSDDQVELLDGIKIFDGDKWVLVIPDSVEPTFHIHAESDDDAVSRQMVQEFADEVNRLQLEND
- a CDS encoding PEP-CTERM sorting domain-containing protein, translated to MKKFALLIGALVAAASSQAVTWTILQFPTGSYGAGSTVTSSTLSGVVNMTSTNTPYVGSNAITIMMPNANLLGAGGPHSIVFEYVANNFGGNAVAVDWSISGSVFGTGIVQFVEQVYEQTNTGEFLVGSLTKQWTTSNTPGNTFAEAGLINLSRPVGQIRVKKEIILAAGTGGTSFDAAAVSIMNQSVHVVPEPGTMTALGLGVAALLRRRRKS
- a CDS encoding PEP-CTERM sorting domain-containing protein, with the protein product MKKVFSVLVIAVAAVASQAVTFTNFVYSGGQLGSGITSTVFGTGVTFTTPNAKVGDTVIVSGNPYRSGNFSIQYDAESTASMTADNVSINLGGGLSGSGTIAFKEQIFKLDSLGNEVAFLGEVEHVFTGGGPINWSNVISWSDTSVTRIRAKKTFEMFAPDTAALDFAVVGFVNQSLQVVPEPGPFIAMGLGLVGLVARRRRSK
- a CDS encoding PEP-CTERM sorting domain-containing protein; this translates as MKLNRIGVVSALAVAASMANAQYFVNNLTVSASANVSSGLVSNATGNSVTVGTPGAVVGDSVPGPRVGQIFITYDAQPLGGPSSTALFGGISLNIRGFAFGNASVTVTEEVFELNQANNEIGGPLTSFTRTYTNGDFLDFATITVNRVAYGLRIKKTVFLEALPDAPTGLDLAGVSYINQAVVPEPATMTALALGVGALLRRRRSAK
- a CDS encoding DUF1800 domain-containing protein gives rise to the protein MGPLKESDRVAHLLRRFGLGASVQEVEFYGQNGVKGAIDLLLDDQRDDGINLDVSKFASKNGAIKLQSVQLYWLCRMVLTKNPLKEKMALFWHDHFATSAQKVDSPTAMQNQLEIFLSEGLGRFESLLLNVSKDPAMLYWLDNQLNKKGKPNENFAREVMELFTLGIGHYTEKDVQEAARAFTGWGYGNGNRQVERVPNRQNKFLFNPAQHDDGIKVVLNNKGPWNGEEICGILVGHPQTALAITKKIWEFFAYEKPDEALIKRLATLWRSNGFEMKVLLRAIMESPEFYSDKAMRKLYKSPIDFCIPTLRQTGAGAILRSRIDEADTDGDNIGRKIAGILNCLRATKSMGMEVLFPPDVAGWDWGAAWISSATMVERIKWADRLFGGQGKALVEASFGESEDARQIVDKLVRILDIQLPISKMDPIVAAATKQAGRDLTKTKQSVVVLASRLVFSSPEFQFC
- a CDS encoding transcriptional repressor gives rise to the protein MKPLEPNFESVATEKLREAGFRITKPRLLVVRALSESNRALGAYAIHELLVQQGDRTDVVSVYRTLSVLVELGLAHHLGIVDGFRACCFNGDHGTVSQHFICNKCGNVNEIHPSAGVRSLTDDAAAEIGFESQETRIEVLGHCAQCK
- a CDS encoding PDZ domain-containing protein, with translation MNKVNTIVRHPATWICGLLVVSAVAFQSGRANAAPMFASKPKPMITKPASFESNSTGTGTGFSLEAADETFANLVDEIAPSVVHVRTETESANGTVPMSQGSGVIIRNDGWILTNDHVVRGQKTVTIILWNGKEYKGTVIESNDDRNDLAVVKIDANNLQAARFADSDHVRPGQYAIAVGAPFGLENTVTIGHISAVGRMNQAGDATEIRTYNNMIQTDAPINPGNSGGPLLNIRGELVGINTSIYSGMSVMGGGSNAGIGFAIPSNQARLISNILIGEKKITRSYLNVQMESLKPYELEELKLTGGVRVMEVLPGGSAAKAGLKKGDIITRLGSEAVDNDQDLLNALLTYKPGETTELTYVRNGAAKTVDIKPDSKTMGIPAPDQSRRNQIPDGQEDRNGFRFQVPDQWREFFNDEAPSDNNRQQDQRADETPSVKGEKARLGVSFNEINDGNRKAYSIPEGVSGVIVMDVQPGSPAAKLGLKSGDVITRLGDRAVKSSQDLIDAVNNFKTGDRSQITYRRFSENSQLSFTTDFEF